From a region of the Spelaeicoccus albus genome:
- a CDS encoding dihydrodipicolinate synthase family protein: MSNRKPWHGVLVAASLPFNDDLSLDLGAYADNVAWLAEAGCDGVSPNGSLGEYQSLTTAERDAVVETAVNAAPEGFTVMPGVGAYGGLESKRHAQAAKDLGCQAVMALPPNAYHADERSVLKHFELIADVGLPVTAYNNPIDTKVDLTPSLLAKLSAEGFIVGVKEFSGDVRRCYEVSELAPELDLMIGTDDTVLEVAIAGAKGWVSGFPQVFPAECLALYNAAIAGDLATAVPLYRRLHAALRWDSKPEFIQAIKLGQDMIGRKGGVCRPPRQPLLPGDEKHVRSAIETALGRAA; this comes from the coding sequence ATGTCGAACCGGAAACCATGGCATGGAGTGCTCGTTGCCGCGAGCCTGCCGTTCAATGACGATTTGAGCCTCGATCTGGGCGCCTACGCGGACAACGTGGCGTGGCTGGCCGAGGCGGGGTGTGACGGCGTGTCGCCGAACGGATCGCTGGGGGAGTACCAGTCGCTCACGACGGCGGAACGCGATGCCGTCGTCGAAACGGCAGTGAACGCGGCACCGGAGGGATTCACGGTCATGCCGGGCGTCGGCGCGTACGGCGGGCTCGAATCGAAGCGCCATGCGCAGGCCGCCAAAGACCTTGGATGCCAGGCCGTGATGGCATTGCCGCCGAACGCCTACCATGCGGACGAACGATCGGTGCTGAAGCATTTCGAACTGATCGCCGACGTCGGCTTGCCCGTGACCGCGTACAACAACCCGATCGACACCAAGGTCGACCTGACGCCGTCCCTGCTCGCCAAGCTCAGCGCCGAAGGCTTCATCGTGGGCGTCAAGGAGTTCTCCGGCGACGTCCGGCGTTGCTACGAAGTCAGCGAGCTGGCTCCGGAACTCGATCTCATGATCGGCACCGACGACACCGTTCTCGAAGTCGCGATCGCCGGCGCCAAGGGGTGGGTCTCGGGGTTCCCGCAGGTATTCCCTGCCGAATGCCTGGCCCTGTACAACGCCGCGATCGCCGGCGATCTTGCCACAGCCGTGCCGCTATACCGCCGGCTGCACGCAGCACTGCGCTGGGACTCCAAGCCCGAATTCATCCAAGCCATCAAACTCGGCCAGGACATGATCGGTCGCAAGGGCGGGGTGTGCCGGCCGCCCCGGCAACCGCTGCTGCCGGGCGACGAGAAGCACGTGCGCTCCGCAATCGAGACGGCGCTGGGCCGGGCTGCGTAA
- a CDS encoding proline racemase family protein translates to MRARRVFHAVDSHTEGMPTRVITGGVGTLPGDTMFERRRAFLADHDDVRTLLMYEPRGHASMSGAILQPPTRPDADFGVLFIEVSGCLPMCGHGTIGVATVLVETGMVEVTEPETVIRLDTPAGLVTATVHVDNGAAKAVTIENVPSYLHARDQTVDAEGFGPVRYDIAYGGNFYAFVELDDLGIEFSRANKDAMLTAGLAIMDAVNRQNPVVHPLNPEIDVCHHVYLAAPGSTATHSRHAMAIHPGWFDRSPCGTGTSARMAQLWSRGSLVPGADFINESFIGSRFTGRISRTTTVGSYDGIVPTVTGRAWITGTAQYMLDPSDPFPDGFLL, encoded by the coding sequence ATGCGCGCGCGTCGCGTTTTCCACGCCGTCGATTCGCACACCGAGGGTATGCCGACGCGCGTCATCACGGGCGGCGTCGGCACGCTGCCGGGCGACACGATGTTCGAGCGGCGCCGGGCATTCCTGGCCGATCACGACGACGTCCGCACGCTTCTCATGTACGAACCCCGGGGGCACGCGTCGATGTCGGGGGCCATTCTGCAGCCGCCGACACGTCCGGACGCCGATTTCGGCGTCCTCTTCATCGAGGTCTCCGGATGCTTGCCGATGTGCGGCCACGGAACAATCGGTGTGGCAACCGTGCTTGTCGAAACCGGGATGGTCGAAGTCACCGAGCCGGAGACCGTGATCCGTCTGGACACGCCGGCCGGACTCGTCACCGCTACGGTGCACGTCGACAACGGTGCGGCGAAAGCCGTGACCATCGAAAACGTGCCCTCGTACTTGCATGCGCGGGACCAGACGGTCGACGCGGAAGGCTTCGGGCCGGTTCGCTACGACATCGCCTACGGCGGAAATTTTTATGCGTTTGTCGAGTTGGACGATCTCGGGATCGAGTTCTCCCGCGCCAATAAGGACGCCATGCTCACGGCCGGCCTGGCCATCATGGACGCCGTCAACCGACAGAATCCCGTCGTGCATCCGCTGAACCCCGAGATCGACGTCTGCCACCACGTCTATCTCGCCGCGCCGGGGTCGACGGCCACGCACTCCCGCCACGCCATGGCGATCCACCCGGGGTGGTTCGACAGGTCGCCGTGCGGCACCGGCACGAGCGCCCGGATGGCACAGCTGTGGTCACGCGGCTCGCTCGTGCCGGGCGCGGACTTCATCAATGAATCGTTCATCGGCAGCCGCTTCACCGGCCGTATCAGCCGGACCACGACCGTCGGATCATACGACGGCATCGTCCCGACCGTCACCGGCCGCGCCTGGATCACCGGCACCGCCCAGTACATGCTCGATCCATCCGACCCCTTCCCGGACGGTTTTTTGCTGTGA
- a CDS encoding branched-chain amino acid ABC transporter substrate-binding protein, with translation MTLRKVGFGGLALAAALALGVSGCGGGGLTSGSDKSSDDSAGPIKLGMVAPTSGSSAAIGPYMKNGAKLAIDEINKKGGVDGRKLKLVVEDGACDPKTAAAAASKLVTAKVTMSVGGYCSGATLPTLSIFNKAKIPMLIPAANSNDLVDQKLPNVFLVNGTGTQQAAAAVKQMKKQGVKSVALIDDNTSYSKDITTKTAEDVKSDKSLKVVSKQSVTAGESDYSAAVTAALKNHPDFIYWTGYYQEGGLLIKQFRQAGYNKTIMVADGSVDTKLIDIAGKKNAQGVLATMTQTPQTIPGGDKWVAKYKKQFNSDPGPYSTQSYDAVRIAAKAMTDAKSTQSDKIIDALENIDGFKIFSGPLKFTPQHTLTSGGFEILIVKGTKLVLDS, from the coding sequence ATGACGTTAAGAAAAGTTGGATTCGGCGGTTTAGCCCTGGCGGCCGCGCTGGCGCTGGGCGTCAGCGGCTGCGGCGGCGGGGGCCTGACCTCGGGGTCGGACAAGAGCAGCGACGACTCGGCCGGGCCCATCAAACTGGGCATGGTCGCTCCGACGTCGGGCAGCTCGGCAGCAATCGGACCGTATATGAAAAACGGCGCAAAGCTGGCGATCGACGAGATCAATAAAAAGGGCGGCGTGGACGGCCGCAAACTCAAACTTGTCGTCGAGGACGGTGCGTGCGATCCGAAAACAGCCGCCGCGGCTGCCTCGAAACTTGTCACGGCCAAGGTGACGATGTCGGTCGGCGGCTACTGCTCCGGCGCCACCCTGCCGACGCTCAGCATCTTCAACAAGGCGAAGATCCCGATGCTGATCCCGGCCGCCAACTCGAACGACCTGGTGGATCAGAAATTGCCCAACGTCTTCCTGGTCAACGGCACCGGCACCCAACAAGCCGCGGCAGCCGTCAAACAAATGAAGAAGCAGGGCGTCAAATCCGTTGCCTTGATCGACGACAACACGTCGTATTCGAAGGACATCACGACAAAGACCGCCGAAGACGTCAAATCCGATAAGTCGCTGAAGGTCGTCAGCAAGCAGTCGGTCACGGCCGGCGAATCCGACTATTCGGCGGCCGTCACGGCGGCGTTGAAGAACCACCCGGACTTCATCTATTGGACCGGTTACTACCAAGAGGGCGGCTTGCTCATCAAGCAGTTCCGGCAGGCAGGGTACAACAAGACGATCATGGTGGCCGACGGCTCGGTCGACACGAAGCTGATCGACATCGCCGGTAAGAAGAACGCGCAAGGCGTCCTGGCCACTATGACGCAAACGCCGCAGACCATCCCGGGCGGCGACAAGTGGGTGGCGAAGTACAAGAAGCAGTTCAATTCCGACCCCGGACCGTATTCGACCCAGTCGTACGACGCCGTGCGGATCGCCGCCAAGGCGATGACTGACGCGAAATCGACGCAGTCGGACAAGATCATCGACGCACTCGAGAACATCGACGGATTCAAGATCTTTTCCGGACCGCTCAAGTTCACGCCGCAGCACACGCTGACGTCGGGCGGCTTCGAGATCCTGATCGTCAAGGGCACCAAGCTCGTACTCGACAGCTAG
- a CDS encoding branched-chain amino acid ABC transporter permease, with protein MDHLVQLVLNGLFVGSFYALVALGYSMVYGIIKLLNFAHGDIYMLGAFAGFAILTFGGGALGGGSSLLTLVIVMIMAMVLTGSAGLVLERVAYRPLRGSPRLTVLITAVGASFALEYGIALWAGPNPEVYPVQLKSTTVHLLGARITINQLVMMAIAVVLMIGLDLIIAKTRSGRAMRAISQDPKACLYMGINVDRVISYTFFIGSALAGAAGVMAGAYYGKIDFLMGFIIGLKAFTAAVIGGIGNVRGAVLGGVLLGLLESFGTAFLGSEWRDVFAFGFLIAFLTVKPTGLLGEKVTERV; from the coding sequence ATGGATCATCTCGTCCAGCTCGTCTTGAACGGATTGTTCGTCGGGTCGTTCTATGCGCTTGTCGCGCTTGGCTACTCGATGGTGTACGGCATCATCAAACTGCTCAACTTCGCACACGGCGACATTTACATGCTCGGGGCGTTCGCCGGATTCGCCATCCTCACGTTCGGAGGCGGCGCTCTCGGCGGCGGCAGCTCACTGCTCACCCTCGTCATCGTCATGATCATGGCTATGGTGTTGACCGGTTCTGCCGGCCTGGTGCTCGAACGCGTGGCCTACCGGCCGCTGCGCGGGTCGCCGCGGCTGACAGTCCTCATCACCGCGGTGGGCGCCAGCTTCGCCCTCGAGTACGGTATTGCGCTGTGGGCAGGCCCGAACCCGGAGGTCTATCCGGTTCAGCTCAAGAGCACGACAGTGCACCTGCTGGGCGCTCGGATCACGATCAACCAGCTGGTCATGATGGCCATCGCCGTCGTGCTGATGATCGGGCTCGACCTGATCATCGCCAAAACGCGGTCGGGCCGTGCCATGCGGGCCATATCGCAAGATCCGAAAGCGTGCCTCTACATGGGCATCAACGTCGACCGGGTCATCTCGTACACGTTCTTCATCGGGTCGGCTCTCGCCGGCGCGGCTGGAGTGATGGCCGGAGCGTATTACGGCAAGATCGACTTCCTGATGGGATTCATCATCGGACTCAAAGCATTCACGGCCGCCGTGATCGGCGGAATCGGCAATGTGCGCGGCGCGGTCCTCGGCGGCGTCCTGCTCGGCCTGCTCGAATCGTTCGGCACCGCGTTCTTGGGCAGCGAATGGCGCGACGTGTTCGCGTTCGGTTTCCTGATCGCGTTCCTGACGGTCAAGCCCACGGGGCTTCTCGGCGAAAAAGTGACGGAGCGTGTGTGA
- a CDS encoding branched-chain amino acid ABC transporter permease, with protein MSENKGSDFVAAVESRGKSVKGDIGSGLPAGGSDGGAPGGRARGPGAASRFVSSPWFGGTVMVLAILVPFIDSSSYTIRVSTDALIFVMLAVGLNIVVGYCGLLDLGYAAFFAIGAYTSGILSTTFGWPIIATIPAVIAAAVVAGLVIGGPTLRLRSDYLAIVTLGFGEIIRITANNLDFTGGPNGVFGIPDFGDFGLRPDVAIYFVTVVIVGIAVLASARLGRSRLGRAWRFVREDEDAAEAMGIHTYKVKFAAYIGGAIFGGIAGVLFAVHQTAISPMSFTFLWSALILMAVVLGGMGSVPGVVIGAVIISLLPELLRGIGNWRYFAFGVLLIVMMVFRPQGIWPARSAERTSRIERKRAKRARAEVSHDDATS; from the coding sequence ATGAGCGAGAACAAGGGCTCCGACTTCGTCGCGGCAGTGGAATCGCGCGGAAAATCGGTCAAGGGCGATATCGGCTCCGGGCTGCCGGCCGGCGGCAGTGACGGGGGAGCACCCGGCGGCCGGGCACGCGGGCCGGGCGCGGCGTCCCGCTTCGTCTCGAGCCCGTGGTTCGGAGGCACCGTCATGGTCTTGGCGATCCTGGTGCCGTTCATCGACTCGTCGTCCTACACGATTCGAGTGTCGACTGACGCGCTCATCTTCGTCATGCTCGCCGTCGGACTCAACATCGTCGTCGGCTACTGCGGGCTCCTCGACCTGGGGTACGCGGCCTTTTTCGCCATCGGTGCGTACACGTCGGGCATTTTGTCCACCACTTTCGGCTGGCCGATCATTGCGACGATTCCGGCAGTGATCGCGGCGGCAGTCGTCGCCGGACTCGTCATCGGCGGGCCGACCCTGCGGCTGCGCAGCGACTATTTGGCGATCGTGACGTTGGGATTTGGCGAGATCATCCGGATCACCGCCAACAATCTGGATTTCACCGGCGGGCCGAACGGTGTGTTCGGCATTCCGGACTTCGGCGATTTCGGGCTGCGGCCGGATGTCGCAATCTACTTCGTCACAGTCGTCATCGTCGGCATCGCCGTCTTGGCGTCCGCCCGGCTGGGGCGCAGCCGGCTCGGCCGGGCCTGGCGATTCGTCCGTGAGGACGAGGACGCCGCCGAAGCGATGGGCATCCACACCTACAAGGTCAAATTCGCGGCGTACATCGGCGGCGCGATCTTCGGCGGCATCGCCGGCGTGCTGTTCGCCGTCCACCAGACCGCAATCTCGCCGATGAGCTTCACGTTCCTGTGGTCGGCGCTCATCTTGATGGCCGTCGTCCTGGGCGGGATGGGGTCCGTGCCCGGAGTCGTGATCGGCGCCGTCATCATTTCGCTACTGCCCGAGCTTTTGCGCGGCATCGGCAATTGGCGGTATTTCGCCTTCGGCGTGCTGTTGATAGTGATGATGGTCTTCCGCCCGCAAGGGATCTGGCCGGCCAGAAGCGCCGAGCGGACGTCCAGGATCGAAAGGAAGCGCGCCAAACGGGCACGGGCGGAGGTCAGCCATGACGACGCCACTTCTTGA
- a CDS encoding ABC transporter ATP-binding protein: MTTPLLEVRNLQVRFGGVQAVSGLSFDVYEGDVLSVIGPNGAGKTSAFNAVTGFYRPSAGTVRFEGESIAGRRPARIAARGVARTFQNLRLFGELTVLDNVRAGMHVRIKQSALDAVLHTPRYHRSEQRATDEAHTWLDFVGLRSDRAWEVRNLPYGEQRLVEIARALAREPKMLLLDEPAAGLNYGEKERLLDLLRRISEIGIAVVLIEHDMGLVMEVSHRIVVLNFGKEIAEGTPAEIRTNEKVIEAYLGAEDEEARHEAEEIAEEGRA; the protein is encoded by the coding sequence ATGACGACGCCACTTCTTGAGGTCCGGAACCTGCAAGTCCGGTTCGGCGGCGTGCAGGCAGTCAGCGGCCTGTCGTTCGACGTGTACGAAGGCGATGTCCTGTCGGTGATCGGCCCGAACGGGGCAGGCAAGACGAGCGCTTTCAACGCCGTCACCGGCTTTTACCGTCCCAGCGCCGGTACCGTGCGCTTCGAAGGCGAATCGATCGCCGGACGGCGGCCGGCCCGCATTGCAGCGCGCGGCGTGGCCCGCACGTTCCAGAACCTGCGCCTCTTCGGTGAGCTGACGGTACTCGACAACGTGCGCGCCGGCATGCACGTGCGCATCAAACAAAGCGCGCTGGACGCCGTCCTGCACACGCCGCGCTACCACCGTTCCGAACAGCGGGCCACCGACGAGGCGCACACATGGCTCGACTTCGTGGGTCTGCGCTCGGATCGCGCCTGGGAAGTGCGCAATCTGCCGTACGGCGAGCAACGGCTCGTGGAAATAGCCCGCGCGCTGGCCCGCGAACCCAAGATGCTCCTGCTCGATGAGCCGGCCGCCGGGCTGAACTACGGCGAAAAAGAACGACTGCTCGACCTATTGCGCCGCATTTCCGAAATCGGCATCGCCGTTGTCCTGATCGAGCACGATATGGGGCTGGTCATGGAAGTCTCGCATCGAATCGTCGTACTCAACTTCGGCAAGGAGATCGCCGAGGGAACGCCGGCCGAGATCCGCACCAATGAAAAGGTCATCGAAGCCTATCTCGGGGCCGAGGACGAGGAAGCCCGGCACGAGGCAGAGGAGATCGCCGAGGAGGGGCGCGCATGA
- a CDS encoding ABC transporter ATP-binding protein, whose product MTNVLEIDSLYVNYGKVEALTDLTISVGQGEIVSLLGNNGAGKSSTLAAVSGVVRPRSGTITAFGDDITTMTPWRIVERGVVHVPEGRRIFSRLTVHENLLIGGYSVKDSSLIDRRIGEVYELLPRLAERRTQAGGTLSGGEQQMLAIGRAMVTGPKLLMLDEPSMGLAPIIVAQVMEAIRTINTGGTAVLLIEQNARSALKVAHRGYVIDSGHVTLEGSSELLRADSRVIDAYLGK is encoded by the coding sequence ATGACGAACGTTCTGGAAATCGACAGCCTGTACGTCAATTACGGCAAAGTCGAGGCGCTCACCGATCTGACCATCAGCGTCGGCCAAGGCGAGATCGTGTCGCTGCTCGGCAACAACGGGGCGGGAAAATCGAGTACGCTCGCCGCGGTTTCCGGCGTCGTCAGGCCCCGATCGGGGACTATCACCGCATTTGGCGACGACATCACGACCATGACGCCGTGGCGCATCGTCGAGCGCGGCGTCGTCCACGTGCCGGAGGGCCGGCGGATCTTTTCCAGGCTGACGGTGCACGAAAATCTGCTGATCGGCGGCTACAGCGTCAAGGATTCGTCGCTGATCGACCGGCGGATCGGCGAAGTCTACGAGCTACTCCCGCGCCTTGCCGAGCGGCGTACTCAGGCCGGCGGCACACTCTCGGGCGGCGAACAACAGATGCTGGCCATCGGCCGCGCCATGGTGACCGGCCCGAAACTTCTCATGCTCGACGAGCCGTCGATGGGACTGGCGCCGATCATCGTGGCCCAAGTGATGGAGGCCATCCGTACCATCAACACGGGCGGAACCGCCGTCCTACTCATCGAACAAAACGCCAGGTCCGCCCTCAAAGTCGCGCACCGCGGGTACGTCATCGATTCCGGGCACGTGACATTGGAAGGATCCTCGGAGCTGTTGCGGGCCGACTCCCGCGTGATCGACGCCTACCTGGGAAAATGA
- a CDS encoding proline racemase family protein: protein MPVAEFATVDYHTGGEPFRIVMPVAGAGGNAVADVLSGRAGHTTVAERRMAAIASPEVQRVRRILCSEPRGHADMYGGFLTPPDDAGADFGVLFWHKDGFSTACGHGTIALGTWAVESGRVRADPDGDTDVVIDVPSGRVTARVTCAGGRVDSAAFLGVSSWVADRRVPLVLPGRTVEVDIAYAGAFYASLPASALDLTVEPARYADLVDAGRRIKHAADTHPAARHPSDDRLSGIYGTILYDEAAGATAAGAAVRQRNLTVFADGQADRSPCGSGTCARMALLAASGTLTMSNSLIHTSIVGSTFTGRIRGFTSEFGNDAVVPEVTGSAYRTGRSTFVVDDRDELAEGFVLR from the coding sequence ATGCCGGTCGCGGAATTCGCCACAGTCGATTACCACACGGGCGGAGAACCGTTCCGCATCGTGATGCCGGTCGCCGGGGCCGGCGGCAACGCCGTCGCCGACGTATTGAGCGGGCGGGCCGGGCACACCACAGTTGCCGAACGCCGGATGGCGGCAATCGCGTCGCCCGAGGTGCAGCGCGTCCGGCGGATCCTGTGCTCGGAGCCGCGCGGCCACGCGGACATGTACGGCGGCTTCCTCACGCCGCCGGATGACGCGGGCGCCGACTTCGGGGTGTTGTTCTGGCACAAGGACGGCTTTTCGACGGCGTGCGGGCACGGCACCATCGCGTTGGGCACCTGGGCAGTGGAATCGGGCCGGGTACGCGCCGATCCGGACGGCGACACCGATGTCGTGATCGACGTCCCCTCCGGGCGGGTCACGGCCCGGGTGACGTGCGCCGGCGGCCGCGTCGATTCGGCCGCGTTCTTAGGCGTATCGAGCTGGGTCGCCGACCGGCGGGTGCCGCTCGTGCTTCCGGGGCGCACGGTGGAGGTCGACATCGCGTACGCGGGAGCCTTTTACGCGAGCCTTCCCGCGTCCGCGCTCGACCTGACGGTGGAACCGGCACGGTACGCCGATCTGGTCGACGCCGGACGGCGCATCAAACACGCGGCGGATACGCACCCGGCCGCACGGCATCCTTCCGACGACCGTCTGTCCGGCATCTACGGCACGATCCTCTACGACGAGGCGGCCGGTGCGACGGCCGCCGGGGCTGCGGTTCGCCAACGCAATCTCACCGTCTTTGCCGACGGCCAGGCGGACCGGTCGCCCTGCGGCTCGGGGACGTGTGCCCGGATGGCCCTGCTCGCCGCCTCCGGTACGCTGACCATGTCGAATTCCCTGATCCATACCTCGATAGTCGGTAGCACGTTCACCGGGCGGATTCGCGGCTTCACCAGCGAGTTCGGCAACGACGCGGTAGTGCCCGAAGTGACGGGCAGCGCATACCGGACGGGACGGTCGACCTTCGTCGTCGACGACCGGGACGAGCTCGCGGAAGGATTTGTGCTCAGATGA
- a CDS encoding ornithine cyclodeaminase family protein, with the protein MIPWITAEQVARTVSPAEAVDALTTALRAGLDPAADPARAVVEVRSGSILFMPSDAGDHAGVKLATVAPDNPDKSLPRIQGLYVLLDSATLAPQAVIDGAALTTLRTPAVSVAAVADVLRHRFDSAIEVVLFGVGPQAAGHIRALETVAPIAGVTIAVRAPGRSASIAAELESRGIAVREVASGTATADDAVAGADVVIAATTAREPLFDGARVGAGAVVMAVGSHEPDARELDSTVMGRARVIVESRESAMRECGDVVMAVRDGALDGDSLLPMDAVVAGRAVIGDGAPVVFKGSGMAWEDLVIGSTVFDKTIEGTR; encoded by the coding sequence ATGATTCCCTGGATCACGGCGGAACAAGTGGCGCGCACGGTGTCTCCGGCCGAAGCGGTCGACGCGCTGACCACTGCACTACGCGCCGGACTCGACCCCGCCGCCGACCCGGCGCGCGCCGTCGTCGAAGTGCGCAGCGGCAGCATCCTGTTCATGCCCTCGGATGCCGGCGACCATGCCGGCGTCAAGCTCGCCACAGTGGCCCCGGACAATCCGGACAAATCGCTGCCCCGGATCCAAGGACTCTACGTTCTGCTCGACTCGGCGACGCTGGCGCCGCAGGCAGTGATCGATGGTGCGGCACTCACGACCCTGCGCACGCCGGCCGTGTCGGTCGCCGCGGTCGCCGACGTGCTGCGGCACCGGTTCGATTCCGCGATCGAGGTGGTGCTCTTCGGCGTCGGACCTCAAGCTGCCGGGCACATTCGTGCGCTTGAAACGGTCGCGCCCATCGCCGGAGTGACGATCGCCGTGCGAGCACCCGGACGCTCCGCATCGATCGCGGCCGAACTCGAATCGCGCGGCATCGCGGTGCGCGAAGTCGCGTCGGGCACCGCCACGGCCGATGACGCGGTCGCCGGCGCGGACGTCGTCATCGCAGCGACGACGGCGCGCGAGCCGCTCTTCGACGGGGCGCGCGTCGGTGCGGGCGCCGTGGTGATGGCCGTCGGATCGCACGAGCCCGATGCACGTGAGCTCGATTCCACGGTGATGGGACGAGCCCGCGTCATCGTCGAATCGCGTGAGTCCGCCATGCGGGAATGCGGCGACGTCGTGATGGCTGTTCGTGACGGCGCGTTGGACGGCGACTCGCTGCTGCCGATGGACGCCGTTGTCGCGGGGCGAGCGGTCATCGGCGATGGGGCGCCGGTGGTGTTCAAGGGATCCGGAATGGCTTGGGAG